A region from the Mycobacterium heidelbergense genome encodes:
- a CDS encoding DUF2505 domain-containing protein, with protein sequence MPRSFDLSADFQESVEEVHRAFGEEGYWRARLADIPVDEAKLESLRVGGESGSDGTIEVVTLQVVRSHNLAALVKQLHRGDLCVRRTETWGPLTDGAATASIAGSIVDTPVSVAGTGELSPIAGSGGARLAFRISVQVRVPIIGGKVERLIGTHLAELVTREQRLTADWIADNDS encoded by the coding sequence ATGCCGCGTTCATTCGACTTGTCGGCCGACTTCCAGGAAAGCGTCGAGGAGGTTCATCGCGCTTTCGGCGAGGAGGGGTACTGGCGGGCCAGGCTGGCCGACATTCCCGTCGACGAGGCGAAGCTGGAGTCGCTGCGGGTCGGCGGCGAGTCCGGAAGCGACGGCACCATCGAGGTCGTCACCCTGCAGGTGGTCCGCAGCCACAACCTGGCCGCCCTCGTCAAGCAGCTGCACCGCGGCGACCTCTGCGTCAGGCGCACAGAGACGTGGGGCCCGCTCACCGATGGCGCGGCGACGGCCTCCATCGCGGGCTCGATCGTGGACACCCCGGTGAGTGTGGCGGGCACCGGCGAACTGTCGCCGATCGCCGGGTCCGGGGGCGCCCGGCTCGCGTTCCGGATCAGCGTGCAGGTGCGGGTCCCGATCATCGGCGGCAAGGTGGAACGGCTCATCGGCACCCACCTGGCCGAGCTGGTGACCAGGGAACAACGCTTGACCGCGGACTGGATCGCCGATAACGACTCCTAA